In the genome of Strix uralensis isolate ZFMK-TIS-50842 chromosome 19, bStrUra1, whole genome shotgun sequence, the window ggtgaggtgaatggttggactggaggagcttcaagggcttttccaacccagatgattctgggattctgtgaggtACTTGTCATCTGCCCCGGGAACAGGACCCTGGTCCCTTTGGCAGCTACACGGTGCAGGGTGGGGAGCCAGCCTTCCCGGAGGTGCTTTGACACCAGCAAACGTGGTGCCTGGCTTGGGGAGAGGCCTGGCTCGCGGCCGGCGCCACAGTGGGGGGctccgcggggctggggggggggggaggctcgTCCCGGCAGAGTTTTCCGCTCCCCACAGACGCTGGTGCTGGAACAAGCGGCGCAGGGCTCGGGGCCCCCCGACCTCCGCATGCAGTACCTGCGCCAGATCCAGGCCAACCACGAGGTGAGCCGCGAGCCCGTGGGGTGCTGGGCCCCCACAGAAAGGGGGGTTCACCCCACTGAGGACCCTCCCACACGCGCATCTCAAACTCCGTCTTTCTCACCCAGATGCTGCTGAAGGAAGCGCGGACCCTCCGCGACCGGCCGCCCCTCGGCGAGGAGGGAGCTGCCACGGCAGAGAAACTCCTCAACATCTACCGGCAGCTGCGCAACCCCAGCCTCGTCCTCCTGTGAGCAAggaacggggtgggggggcggccaGTGCGCCCCGGGGGCCCCGAGCCCCGCTGGCCGGGGTGGGTGCCCACTGGGCTAGCGGCGAGGAGAGAGgactcccccccatcccccccccaccccagtttcAACCCTGCTGCGGGAGGAGCGGGCCCAGCGGCGAGGGCAGGGAGGCCGCGGTGGTGGTCTGGCTTgaggaggggacaggggaggggacacgtgtgtgtgtgcgtgtgtgtgtgttttgtggttgTGTTGTCGGCAGCACCGGAGGGTCCGGCGGCAGAGCGGGGGCTTCTGGGCTGGCCCGGCTCGGCCCTGCCGCTCCCCCActcacacaccccaccccccacccccccttcccaagcCCGGCCATGCCGGCGGGCAGCCCCCCACCCTCGGGGGCCGTTGCTGTCTTGTGGATCGTTCTAGCCGTGGTAGTTTAGTGCCGGCCACGCCGTGCCGGCTGCGGGCtgtgcccccccctgccccccccccgtgCCGCCTTGCCTTTCAGGATCAGGACAAACAGGGTGCTGTGCCAGGGTGCCCAGCGGGCGCCCGCCCCGGGGGAGCCCCATTTTctgctgggcaggggagggggtttTTCCGCTCCCCCCCCCATTGTTTCTATaaatgatcttgtatttctgtggCGGTGCAGCGTGGTTTGGCCCAGCCCTTCCCTGCACCGCTCCGGTCTCTGTAAATCTGTCGTCTGCCATGAAAAGGATCGTGCCGCTCAGCGAGTGCCCgtctcttcttcctttccatctccccGTGGGGCTGCCACCGTCAGGGTGCCCCCCGCCGCCTCTTCCAGTAgcccccccccctgctcccccagcctggcagagggtCCCTGGGCAGCGCAGCCCCCCGGTGTCCTGCCCGCAGCTGGTTGGTTTTACCGAACCCCTGTCCTCTCCGGCACTCCTGGGGGTCCCCCACCCCCCCGAATTGCCAGGATCAGCCCCTTCccgatttgggggggggggtttgggggtcgCTGGGTGCAGCGGAAGGGGAAGGAGAACGCGGCGTCATCCAGACTGACTTTAATGCCGTGAGTCGAGGGGGGGAGGTTGGGGACACAAGTGCCACCACCGGCTCCGCCGCCATCCTCCACCCGGGGCCCAGCTCGTGCCCGCAGCCAGCCTgagagctgggggggctgggggagaccggggggggggggcggtgccaGGCGGGTCAGTACTCCCAGAGCGTGGCCCGCAGCACGGACTCGCTGTCGGCACGCAGGGTGCCCGCCGGGTCCCCGCGCAGGTACCGGCCGTTCTTCCCTTTGATGGCcacgcggccccgctcccggaACTCAAAGAAAAAATCCTCGGAGAGGTCCCCGTCACTGCACACCGACCCGCTGCTCGCCACGTACCAAAACTTGCCCCCTTGGCCTGTGGAGAGGCCGCGGGGGCCATCAGCTGGGTCTAGCCGAGCCCCCAAAACACCGGtagcccccccgccccatcccgtTGCCCACCTTGGATCTGGTATGCGCCGTCGCTGAAGCTGATGTGGAAGACGTCGTAGACGGAGCGGTTGGAGTCGAGCAGGTTGGAGCCGCGGTGGTAGCAGACGAAGCCGTGCTCGCCCCGCAGCACCAGCATCGGGCGGTTGATCAGCTTCAGAGTGAactcctcatcctcccctgcgCGGGATCCCAGCCCTGAGCGCCCCGGGGTGCGAGGGGACGACAGCGGGGACCCCCTGCTCACCCCCGGCACTTACCCACGGCGTCGCTGACGGCCGCCAGCTGCCCGTTCTTCTTGGTGCAGACGTAGCGGCCGTTGCTGGCCCGCAGGGCCACCCGTCGCCCGCGCCACTCGATGTCAAACATGGTGTTGGCAGCGCTGGCGGCGGAGGGAAACCGTGAGCCAcgacgtgtgtgtgtgtgcgtgtccccCTCTAAACCCGCCCCCCGCCACGCCGCAGCACGGCCCCACTCACACTTCGGTGGCCACGGCCTGGATGCCCCCGTGGGCCACGAGGGTCCAGTAGCTGCCGGTGTTGGTGTGGAGGCTGCACTTGTTGGTGTCGCGGTCGATCTGCAGCTGGAAGGTCTCGTGGTTCAGCTCCTCGTCCTGGTTCGCCGAGACGTTGACACCTGTGGGAGCGGCCGGTGGCGCCGGCCACGTGCGCCGATGAGCCGCGGGTCGCGCTTCCCCCCGGCTCTCCCCGGTAAATCCTCCTGCCAGCGACGTCCTAATTGGGTGCGTAATCAGATTGCGGCCGCTGTGCACAAACCCCTTATTTATAGCGCGGCCGTCACCCGGCCCTGAGCTGCTCGGCCTGGTGGGGACGCGGAGGGTGGCCCTCGGGGAGTGGGGACCCCCCGTTGGGGCTCTGGAGGTGCCGCCCCCGGGCCCACGCGTGGCTCTggcgcaggcagggctctgccccagcgcctcctgcctgcagctgcctgtgctgagcTGCCAGGCTCAGCCGCGGGCCGGGGGAGGGCCCACGCGTGGCTGAGggtgcaacacacacacacagacccctcCAACGTACCCCTACGGCTGCACGGAGctcacacacacgtgtgcacactcacacgtgtgtgcacaggctgtgctgggaggagctTGCACACGTGTGGCCGTGTGTGCATGGCACTGTCCTGGCACAACTGTCTGTGCTCGAATGGCACCGCCTGCAGCCCTGTGCACACccgtgtgtacacacacacacacccctgcacaCCCCCACAGGGCCCTGAACAcgtacacacacaccccccacacacacacgcccCTTTACACACCCACGAagccccccacacacacacacacagccctgcacacccccacacacacccccacggAGCCCCACGCACATACACGCCCCTTTACACACCCACGGAGCcctacacacacccccccccagagccctgcacacacacacacacacgtgtatacacacacacacacgccttTACACCCCTAAGgagccctgcacacacacacacacgtatacacacacacgcataccCCTGTACACACCCATGGAGCCCCACACAGCgcccccccccagagccctgcacacacacccgcatgtatacacacacacacacatgcccccAACTTTACAGCCCCATGgagccctgcacacacacacacacccctgtgCACCCCCACAGAGCCCCACACATCCCCAAACCCTCCTAGAGCCctgcacacaccccccacacccccacagagcactgcacacacacacgtgtgtatacacacacacccccacccccctgtCCACCTTCCCCAgagccccacacccccccactgCTCCCACCCCGGCCCCActggccacagcctccccctcGTTGTTATTGTAGGGTCTCCTCCCATGACAGGGGGGGCCAGAGGCGCTCCCACGGCTGCAGGTGCTTTCAGCTGAGCCGAGCCCAGGGGGGGATCCCCTTGGGGCAGCTGGGGTAGGCAGgcagcggggtgcaggcaggggggcacaggcaggggggtgcaggcagcggggcgcaggcaggggggtgcaggcagcagggtgcAGGCAGTGGGGCACAGGtagggggtgcaggcagcagggtgcAGGCAGTGGGCCGCAGgcgggggggtgcaggcaggggggtgcaggcaggggggcacaggcagggggtgcaggcagcggggcgcagggtgcaggcagtgggggtgcaggcagtggggtgcaggcagcagggtgcaggcaggggggtgcaggcagtGGAGCGCAGgcagcagggtgcaggcaggggggcgCAGGCAGCGGGGCgcaggcaggggggtgcaggcagcccttACCCTGCCGGATGGAGACGTATCTGCCGTTGGCCGCTGTGAAGACCACCTGGGGGTGACTCTCCTCCAAGTCGAAGAGTTCATCTTTGCCCGGCTTGGAGCTGCGGCCAGATTTGAGGGTGCCGGTGGGCCCGGTGGGCGCCAGATATTTGCCGTCGCAGTCCTTGAAAGCCAACTTGCCGGCCTTGAACTCGAGGGTGTAGCCGGTGCGGGCGCCGGGCTCGGGCACCAGAGTGCCGTCGCAGCGCAGGTACCGCTCGTCGGCGGTGCGCAGGCTGTACTTCTTGTCCTGGAAGCAGAGGGTGATGAGGGCGTCCACCCCCCACGGCAGGTTGCTGTCGGTGGCGATTTCATCCTCGTGGGCGCTGAGGTGGGCGTAGCGGCGGCGGCTGACGCTCAGCAGGTTGGCCTGGGGGTGCATGGCCAAGTGCACGGTCCAGAGCTCGCCCTCCGTCACGCTGGGGGCGAAGCAGGAGAGTTGATCCTCCCGCCCGCCGAAGAAACGCCGGTGCGGGGCCGACTGCAGCGCCCAGCGCCCGTCCGACTGCGTGATGATGCTGAACCGCTCGTCCCGGCCCGGCTGCTCGGCCTCGCACCGCACCTTCCCGTCTTTATCGGCACCCAGGTACCGGCCCAGGTGGCTCTTGAGGAAGACGACGGAGCTGTCGGCTTCATCCTGCTCCAGCGTCCAGATCTGTTTGCGCTTCAGGCTGGGCGCCGAGGCGTTCACCTTGTAGCCGAAGCTCTCCGCCGTCAGGTACCGGCTCTCGCAGTTGATCAGCCCAAACTGGATCTTCAGGACCTGGTGGATCCCATTCGTTGGCATCTTCCGCCGGCGCGGGGTGGCCcccggggggccggcgggggctcCCCGGCCCTGCCGAACCCGGGCGTCGCGGCGGCTGCGCCCACGGGGACGTCCGCGCTGCCCCGGCGCCGCTGCCGCACTGGTCCCCGGCGGGGCGGTTGGGCACAGCTGGGCACGGCGCGGCACAGCaggggggggtgccgggggtggGCCGGGGGGCCGCAGCGCGGTTAATTAGCCGCAGGTAGGATTACAAAGTCCAGCCAGATTGCGGCGAGCAACGGGGGCAGCCGTAACCTGCGGCGGGGGCTTTCACCAAGACCCCGGGCGAGGAGACACCGCGgcagctccccggggcacgcGGCCGCGCCACCGTCCGTCGCCGCGCTCCCGGCTCTCGCCCGTTCCCCACCGCGGAGCCGCGGGTGGAAAACTTGGGTGGGAACCCGATCCGGGCGCGGGCCGGCGTATCCGTTCCCGGCGGGTTAGGGTTACCGGCCCCTCTGATTCTGCTGCAGGTCACCTCCAGCCGCGCCGCCTCCCGGCCAGCCCTAAGCGCCTTACCCATTAGCCAGGCATTTTGATTAGTTTAAACCTTTTATCCTGCTTTGGGGCCCTTGGCCTCCATCTGTCCTGTGGCCCCAAATCCCTCCCACAGCTATGAATTGGGGTCACGGCCACCCCACCCCCAGCTGGGACCCCCCTCTCCCATCACCCGGGGTGTGGGGTGCTCCAGCGCCACAGGGCTGAGACTGCCTGAAGCTCATGACAGTGGTGGGGAAGTGCTGCCTtggcaggggacagcagggaacggggggtgcaggggacagTCCCCACTCCTCCAGgcacctgggacccccccagctgGGGCAGACACAGACGCAGGGACCCCCAGGCCTCGGCCACCGCAAGCCCTCGGGGACAGGCCACGCTGACTCCTGGCCCTGCCAcctcctgtgcccccccaaaGCGCTCAGACcccccgtgccagcccctgcgCCCGGGCCCGGCCGTGCACCGGCGAGGCCGCAGCGAGGCCCCGGCTGCGATGGCTCCCGCTGCCGCcttccccccggccccccggctcCGGTGTCAGCGCAGCGCCCGGTTATTGTTCCCGAAAATAGGTCCCGGGGATTGGTTGCCTCATGACTTTTTCATGGCCGGGCTCTCTCTTACCACACCAGGGAGGGGGGTGCCACGGCCCCCCCCAGCCGCTGCGTTACCCGAGCCGCCCCGCTGAAACGGATACGGGTCGGTTTtcgggctggggagggggggggggtaagTGGGTCAGGGTCCTGCAGTGGCTCCAGGGGGCTGGGAGTGagggggggggaggctgggggggttCGTGGGCTCCCCGGGGGTCTGGCGGGGTGGCAGTGCCAGCTCTCGGCGGGTGCACGCTGGCACCTGCCTGGCAGAGCAGCCGGGAGCTGTATTTATACgggccagcccccccccagcccccccagcgGGGGGTCAGGTTCCCAtcggggggggccccccccgggccctgcgCTCACAGCCACAGCctgtccctgcacccccctgGTTTGGGGACAGCCGGACCCCTCCCCACgccactcccagcccccctccccagtgggggggtgtgtgtgggggggtggggtggccGCTGAGACCTGACACACTCGTGACAGCCCCTCCTGCCTGGGCATGGCAGGGGGACGgggtgggtgccccccaccctggtTTCCATCCAACACCCTTCTCGGGAGGGATggggggtgctgggctgcccGGTCTGGGGGggcccccagtccccccagtgtGGTCCcagtcctgggggggggggggaatcagcCAGCCCAGGGGGTCAGGGCAGGGGTTTTGGGGTCGGCGGGGGGTCGGGATGGGGTTGGGGATCAGGGTCCGGGGATCGGGGCGCTGGGTGGCCGtgccccccccatcacccccccatCACCCCTCCCGCGGCAACACCCGGCCGTCACCAGGGCGACGGGAGGGGACGGCGACCGCGTGTCACCACGGCGACGGAGGCTGCGCACAGGcggcgggaggtggggggggacgAGGGACgggacacggacacggacacgccttcctcctcttcctcctcttcctcctcctcctcctcctcctcctcccccggccGAAGGTccccgcggcggcgcggggcggtgTCGGGGCCGGGCGTCCCGCTGCCACCGGCCCGATCGCTCCTAATACGGCCGGGACGCGCTGCCTGCGCCCGCCCCGCATCGcgggggcccccccgggccctgcccggccctgcccggccctgcccggcccttACTCACCGGCGCTGCCTTGTttgggcaggaggaagagcccggaccggcaccggcaccgccccGCAGCGTCGCATTTGTCCCCCGGTACCTCctgccccgggacccccccgccgtgatgggggggggacgggacacggaCACTGGAGTCACGGGCAGGGGGATGTCACCACCGGGGAGCCCAGACCGGGGATCCAGCGGGTCCCCGCACCCCGGGATGGGGAGTCACGGGATGTGGCTGTCACCTGCACAGCCCGCCCTGAGCCCGACCCCCGGCCCGAGGTGCCAGCGCCCACCCGGCCACCAGCCCCGAGCCCTCCGTGGCCCACTCGGCCACTGGCCAGGGCCACTTCGCCGCTGACACGGGGACATGAGACCCCTCGAGCTGTGCCAAGACCCCCCCTAATCCCTCTGCCACCCGCCCAGCCCCGGCATcaccctgccccacaccccagcacccccagtttGCTGTCGCTGCACCACTGAGACCCCACCGTGCCGCCCGTCCAGGCTCGGTGGCCGGTGGCACCGGGACAAGGCCTGAGCCCCGACGGGACCGGGAATCCCTCGGGACACAGCGAGTTTCCGCTGCCACCCGCTCCCAGCACGGACGCGGGTGATGCCAAGGCCGGCACCCGCCACCTCCACACGCCCAACCGCTGCAGCACGGGGGTCACCGGCCTAGGGCATGGCTAGCTGACATGGAGCGTGGCTACCTGGCGCGGCGCAGGGTCTCCAGCACGGTGTGGGGGTCTGTGGCACAGCACAGGGGTCCCCAGCACAGAGTGGGGGTCTCCGGCACGGCGTGGGGCTCCATAGCACGGGGGGCTCCAGCATGAGTGTGGGGACAAAGTGTGGGGACCTCCAGCACAGGGCAAGAGTCTCCAACATGGTGTGGGGGTCCCCGGCACAGGATGGGGGTcaccagcacagcacaggggCCCCTGGCATGGCATAGGGGGCCCTGGCACGGTGTGGGGGTCCCCGGCACGGCACAGGGGTCCCCGGCACAGTGTGGGGGTCCCTGGCATGGCACAGGGGTCCCTGGCACAGTGTGGGGGTCCCCGGCACAGTGTGGGGGTCCCTGGCACGGTGTGGGGGTCCCTGGCACGGCACAGGGGTCCCCGGCACAGtgtgggggtccccagcaccaTGGGCTGGTGGGAGCCATGCCCATGACACCCAGCAGCAGTTTGGGGGGCACAGTCTGTGGCACCCCCCGATGACGCAGGGGGGCTCGGACACAGGGAGGGCCCCAGGCTGATGGGGACCAAGGAGGGGGGGGCCCACTGGAGTTTTTGGGGTGCTGGCTGGGCTGGTGGGTTTCTCCCCAGGGAGATGCTCCGGGTGGGTGCCCATGGGGGACGCCGTCCCCAGGCAGGGTGTCACCCGTGGGGTGCACAGCACCGTCTGCGGGGTGTCAGCACCGTCAGCGGGCGCGCAGCAGCGCTGGAGCTGAGGAGAGTTTTTTGGGGTCCCCGGCGCTGGCTGTGCAGTGCGGCGGGTGGGCCGGCACTGCTGGGGTGCAGAGCTGCCTGCGGGGCGCAGGGTGCTGCCTGCACAATGTAGGGTGCTGcctgcagggtgctgtggggtgcagggtgctgtCTAGAGGGTGCAGGGTGCTGCCtgcagggtgcagggtgctgTCTATAGGGTGCAGGGTGCTGTCTATAGGATGTGGGATGCTGCTTgcagggtgctgtggggcgcAGGGTGCTGTCTATAGGGTGCGGGGTGTTGCCTGCACAATGTCGGGTGCTGCCTGCAGGATGCTGTGGGGTGCTGCCTGCAGGATGCAGGGTGCTGTCTATAggatgctgtggggtgcagggtgctgtCTATAGGGTGCGGGGCGCTGCACTGGGGGCACGGCCTGCCTATAGGTGCTGGCAGGGGGTGCTTACAGCCGGGAGGGGCCCACGCCGGTGCCCCCCCATCACCCAGAGGATACGCGGTGTTACCTATGGGGGTGCGGGGCTCTCAGGGTGGGGGGGCGGTTGGGGCAGCGCTGCCAGGGTCAGGGGGTGCGGTTGGGGGTGCCCAGCGCTGGGCAGCGCCGCCGGCGGGTGATGGGTGCGGAGGGTGCTCAGCCCCGGGGGGTGCAggtgctcggggggggggggtgcaggtgCTGCCCGAGGGGTGCCCGGTGCAGcgggtgttgggggggggtgcGCACCCCATCGGTGGGGTCACACGCTGCCCGCGGGGGGCACGTGCTGCCCGAGCCTGTGCACGtgctgcccggggggggggggcccggtgCCACCTTCGGGGTGCGGGGCCAGGCCCGGCGAGGCCCCCGCGCTACCGGGGGGAAGCGGGCGCTGCCCCGGGGaaggaaggcgggggggggggtgcccggtgctgggcggcgcggccggggggagcgagggggggacacacacacaccccgccatGGCCGGGGgtcgccgccgctgccccccccccactccccttcaccccccccccccctcgccccatGCAGGTTCCGGggtgccgcggggcgggggcagcccggcAGCCACCCCACGTGGCCGGGTGCGCGTCAACCAATGAGAAAGCGTGTTTCTGAAAGATCTCCATATATGGCGATGTTCTCGGCCGGGTGGGCGGGGCTGTCGCCCCCTGGGTATAAAAGCGCGGGGCTGGGAACGGGACGGTCTCACTCAGCCGGCGGCAGCGGACCAGGCGGTAGCGTCCCCCCAGCGCCCGGAGCAGCCTCCCCCGCACAGGTACCGGCAGCGgcccgcggggcggggcccgcgCTCCTGCCGCcgcccttcccctgcagccccgggaggggggcggcgggcccggctcTGGCCGGGGAGGGCTGTGCCCGTGGGGGGGTccggccccccctcccctctctcccccccaccACCTTCCCCCCCGCGTTGCGCTCGGATGGTCTCGCCCGTCGGAGCGTCTGGGGCGGCGCCACGGgattggcggcggcggcgcgtgaCGTCACCGCGCGGGCGATTCAAacggcgccgggcgggggggggggggggccggggcggggcgggcgcggccgccGCCATCGCGGGCTCCCGGGGCGGGGTTCGCTGACCCGCGGCCGCCTCCCCCGCAGAGCCTCCGCCATGGAAGAGGAGATCGCCGCCCTCGTCATCGACAACGGCTCCGGTATGTGCAAGGCCGGATTCGCCGGGGACGACGCCCCCCGCGCTGTTTTTCCTTCTATCGTCGGTCGCCCCCGGCACCAGGtagggggcggaggggagggaagggcgggccggggcggtgcTGCCGCCGGGTGGGCGCTGACTCAGCCTCGGGCCTTCGCAGGGTGTCATGGTGGGCATGGGGCAGAAGGACAGCTACGTGGGGGACGAGGCCCAGAGCAAGAGGGGGATCCTCACCCTGAAGTACCCGATCGAGCACGGCATCGTCACCAACTGGGACGACATGGAGAAGATCTGGCACCACACCTTCTACAACGAGCTGCGCGTGGCTCCCGAGGAGCACCCCGTGCTGCTGACAGAGGCTCCCCTCAACCCCAAGGCCAACAGAGAGAAGATGACGCAGGTAACTGCCCCTCGCCCGGGGGGGGCCGCCCCTTCGCTCTCATCTTGTTCCCAAACCTCCTTTTGTGACGGCATCTTAAACCtgagtttgtgttttgttttttctttctcccgACATTTTCAGGGTTCTGTACTCCTGGCATTTCTTCCTTGACACGCCTCAGGtttctttcatttgtgttttctgcctgcgttcttggctttttttccttcacacaccagttgtttttttttttttcttgcatgtcAGCATGTGTGTTCTAACGTGGGTGCGAGTGACCCAGCTCATTACTTGGTGCA includes:
- the FSCN2 gene encoding fascin-2 encodes the protein MPTNGIHQVLKIQFGLINCESRYLTAESFGYKVNASAPSLKRKQIWTLEQDEADSSVVFLKSHLGRYLGADKDGKVRCEAEQPGRDERFSIITQSDGRWALQSAPHRRFFGGREDQLSCFAPSVTEGELWTVHLAMHPQANLLSVSRRRYAHLSAHEDEIATDSNLPWGVDALITLCFQDKKYSLRTADERYLRCDGTLVPEPGARTGYTLEFKAGKLAFKDCDGKYLAPTGPTGTLKSGRSSKPGKDELFDLEESHPQVVFTAANGRYVSIRQGVNVSANQDEELNHETFQLQIDRDTNKCSLHTNTGSYWTLVAHGGIQAVATEVAANTMFDIEWRGRRVALRASNGRYVCTKKNGQLAAVSDAVGEDEEFTLKLINRPMLVLRGEHGFVCYHRGSNLLDSNRSVYDVFHISFSDGAYQIQGQGGKFWYVASSGSVCSDGDLSEDFFFEFRERGRVAIKGKNGRYLRGDPAGTLRADSESVLRATLWEY